The following DNA comes from Agromyces mangrovi.
CGCGCGCGGCCGCATCATCGGCGGCTCGTCGACCATCAACGGCGCCTACTTCGTGCGTGCGACGCCGGCCGACTTCGCGCGCTGGGCCGCGGTCGGCGGCGACGACTGGGGCTACGCGCGGATGCTCCCCGCATGCGCGCGCTCGAGCGCGACCTCGACCTCGGGGCGGGGCCGCTGCACGGCGACGCGGGGCCGATGCCGGTGCGGCGCGCCGCCCAGGGGCATCCGGCCGCCGAGGCCTTCACCGCTGCCGCGTCGGAGCTGGGATTCGCGCGCGAGCCCGACAAGAACGCGAGCGGGCCGGCGGGGGTCGGTCCCGTGCCGCTGAACGTGGTCGACGGCGTGCGGGTGAACACGGGCGAGGCGTACCTGAACCCGGCCCGCGGGCGTCCGAACCTGCGGGTGGTGGGCGGATGCCGCGTGCTGCGCGTCGTGCTCGACGGCACCCGCGCGACCGGGGTCGAGGTGCTCCGCGACGGTGCGCTCGAAACGGTGCACGCCGACGAGGTCGTGCTCTGCGCCGGCGGCATCGGCACGCCGCACCTGCTGCTCGTCTCGGGCATCGGCCCGGCCGGCCAGCTGCGGGCGGCGGGCGTGCCCGTCGTCGTCGACGCGCCCGGCGTGGGGGCCGCGTTCAGCGACCACCCCGACCTGTCGATCGGATGGCGCGCCCGGCGCGACCTCATGGACCCGCGCACGCCCGAGACCTTCACGACGGCGCTCAACCTGTCATCGGGTGAGCCGGTGCCGGATGCCTCGGGGGCACCCGGCGCACCGGGCGACGACCTCGAGGTCATGGTGTCCGTGAAGTCGATGAGCTGGCTGCTCACCGGACGGCGCAGCATGTTCGCGGGCGGCGCGCGGGCCGCCCTGCGGCACCCGATCGACACCCTGCGGGCGCTGCGCGGCACGTCGCTCGCCCGAGTGCGCGAACAGGCGGCGCACGGCCGCGACCTGTCGCTGCTCGTCGGCCTGCAGCGCGAACAGGCGCGCGGGTCGATCACGCTCGCCTCGGCCGACCCGACCGAGCAGCCGCGCATCGACTACCGCTACCTGTCGACGGCATCCGACCGCGCGCGCCTGCGGGTCGGCGTGCGCACCGCGGTGGCGCTGTTGCGCTCGCCCTCCTTCGCCGGCCTCGTGGAGCGGCTGACCGAGCTCGACGACGCCACCGTCGCCGACGACGCCGCGCTCGACGCGTGGATGCGCGCGCACCTCGGCACCGCGATCCACCTCTGCGGGAGCGCCCCGATGGGCCCGGCGGATGCCCCGGGCTCGGTCGTCGACGCGCACGGCCTGGTGCACGGGGTGACCGGGCTGCGCGTCGCCGACACGTCGATGCTGCCCGACACCCCGTCGCGCGGTCCGGCCGCGACCGCCGTGCTCATCGGCGAGTCGGCGGCCGCGTGGATGCGGGCGGAGCGAGCCCGCTGAGCGTCGTGCACGACGCCCGCGAGCTCCGTGCGCTACCCCGCGTGCACCGCGGCGACGAGCGGCTCGAGCTCGGCGATGCGCTCCGCCGTCGAGCGCGGCGGGATGTAGCAGCGCACCTCGGTGATGCCCAGTTCGCCGAGTCTCAGGATGCGCTCGGCGATGTCCTGGGTGGATCCGTCGAAGCCGAGTCCGACGGACGCGCCGTGGCCGACCACCACATCGACCGTGCGTCGCAGATCGAGCGGGTCGCGTCCCACCCGATCGCACGCGGCGTCGAGGCCGGCCACGAGCGGTCGGAACGCCGCGAGCCCGTCGCTGGAGCCGGAATGGTCGTACCCGTTCCACTCGTCGGCGAGACGTGCGGCGAGCTCGAGCATGCGTGGCCCGTTCGCGGCCAGCACGACGGGCGGCCCGGTCGGACGCGGCGAGCGCTGCGCCAGCGTGGCGCCCGCCGACGGATACATCGGCCCCGGAGCATCCGATCGGCCGGTGCGCAGCATCTCGGTCACGATCGTGACCGCCTCCACCGCCCGTGAGTAGCGACGGGACGCATCGATGCCGAGCGCCTCGTACTCCGCATCGGGGGTGTTGCCCGCGCCGAGGCCGAGCACGTAGCGCCCGCCCGAGATCTCGTCGAGCGTGTTCGCGATCGCCGCGACGATCGTCGGTGCACGGTACGGGATGTTCACGACGGAGTGGCCGATGCGGATCCTCGAGGTGGACGCCGCGATCGCCCCGGCAAGCGAGACCGACTCCCACGCCGTGACCGGGTCGTCGGCCGGGTAGTAGAGGTGATCGGGCAGCACGAGCAGGTCGAAGCCGGCCTCCTCGGCCGCACGCGCCTGTGCGCGCAGCGACT
Coding sequences within:
- a CDS encoding GMC oxidoreductase encodes the protein MFAGGARAALRHPIDTLRALRGTSLARVREQAAHGRDLSLLVGLQREQARGSITLASADPTEQPRIDYRYLSTASDRARLRVGVRTAVALLRSPSFAGLVERLTELDDATVADDAALDAWMRAHLGTAIHLCGSAPMGPADAPGSVVDAHGLVHGVTGLRVADTSMLPDTPSRGPAATAVLIGESAAAWMRAERAR
- a CDS encoding LLM class flavin-dependent oxidoreductase, whose protein sequence is MQIGIALDTHGTADRPVRWESLRAQARAAEEAGFDLLVLPDHLYYPADDPVTAWESVSLAGAIAASTSRIRIGHSVVNIPYRAPTIVAAIANTLDEISGGRYVLGLGAGNTPDAEYEALGIDASRRYSRAVEAVTIVTEMLRTGRSDAPGPMYPSAGATLAQRSPRPTGPPVVLAANGPRMLELAARLADEWNGYDHSGSSDGLAAFRPLVAGLDAACDRVGRDPLDLRRTVDVVVGHGASVGLGFDGSTQDIAERILRLGELGITEVRCYIPPRSTAERIAELEPLVAAVHAG